The Trichomycterus rosablanca isolate fTriRos1 chromosome 15, fTriRos1.hap1, whole genome shotgun sequence genome contains a region encoding:
- the LOC134328862 gene encoding histone H1-like: MVEEAPAPASSAPAKAPKKKTAAKPKKAGPSVGELIVKAVSASKERSGVSLAALKKALSAGGYDVEKNNSRVKLAVKSLVTKGTLVQTKGTGASGSFKLNKKQTEEKKPAAKKAAAPKVKKAAKKPAAAKKPKKVTAKKPEAAKKSPKKPAAAAKKATKSPKKAKKPATPKKAAKSPKKAKAAKPKTAKPKAAKAKKAAPKKK; encoded by the coding sequence atggtagaagaagctccagcaccggccagctcggcccccgccaaggctcctaaaaagaagaccgcggccaaacccaagaaagcgggtcccagcgtcggcgagctgatcgtcaaagctgtttccgcttccaaggagaggagcggcgtgtccctggccgccctgaagaaagctctgtctgcaggtggatacgacgtggagaagaacaactcccgcgtcaaactcgccgtcaaaagcctggtgaccaagggcaccctggtgcagaccaagggcaccggcgcctcaggctctttcaagctcaacaagaagCAGACCGAGGAGAAGAAACCCGCGGCCAAAAAAGCCGCCGctcctaaagtgaaaaaggCCGCAAAGAAACCCGCCGCTGCAAAGAAGCCCAAGAAGGTAACAGCCAAGAAGCCCGAAGCCGCTAAGAAGTCCCCCAAGAAACCCGCTGCTGCCGCTAAGAAAGCCACCAAGAGCCCTAAGAAGGCTAAGAAGCCGGCGACCCCCAAGAAGGCAGCCAAGAGTCCTAAAAAAGCCAAGGCAGCCAAACCCAAGACCGCTAAGCCCAAAGCGGCCAAGGCCAAAAAAGCTGCACCCAAGAAGAAGTAa
- the LOC134329028 gene encoding histone H2B-like, translating to MPEPAKAAPKKGSKKTVPKTAGKGGKKRRKSRKESYAIYVYKVLKQVHPDTGISSKAMGIMNSFVNDIFERIAGESSRLAHYNKRSTITSREIQTAVRLLLPGELAKHAVSEGTKAVTKYTSSK from the coding sequence atgccTGAACCAGCGAAGGCCGCGCCCAAGAAGGGTTCCAAGAAAACCGTCCCCAAGACCGCCGGCAAAGGAGGCAAGAAGCGCAGAAAGTCCAGGAAGGAGAGCTACGCTATCTACGTGTACAAGGTCCTGAAACAGGTCCACCCTGATACCGGGATCTCCTCCAAGGCTATGGGCATCATGAACTCCTTCGTCAACGACATATTCGAGCGTATCGCTGGTGAGTCCTCTCGTCTGGCTCACTACAACAAGCGCTCCACCATTACCTCCAGGGAGATCCAGACCGCCGTGCGCCTGCTGCTTCCCGGTGAGCTGGCCAAGCACGCCGTGTCCGAGGGTACCAAGGCCGTCACCAAGTACACCAGCTCCAAGTAA
- the LOC134328998 gene encoding histone H2A-like: MSGRGKTGGKTRAKAKTRSSRAGLQFPVGRVHRLLRKGNYAHRVGAGAPVYLAAVLEYLTAEILELAGNAARDNKKSRIIPRHLQLAVRNDEELNRLLGGVTIAQGGVLPNIQAVLLPKKTEKAAKAK, encoded by the coding sequence ATGAGTGGTCGAGGGAAGACCGGTGGTAAGACTAGGGCTAAGGCCAAGACTCGCTCATCCCGTGCCGGCCTTCAGTTCCCCGTGGGCCGTGTTCACAGACTGCTACGTAAGGGTAATTACGCCCACCGTGTGGGAGCTGGAGCTCCTGTCTACTTGGCTGCCGTGCTGGAGTATCTGACCGCTGAGATCCTCGAGTTGGCTGGTAACGCCGCCAGAGATAacaagaagtctcgtatcatccctcgtcatctgcagttggccgtgcgtaacgacgaggagttgaacagattgcttggaggtgtaaccatcgctcagggcggtgtgctgcctaacatccaggctgttctgttacccaagaagaccgagaaagcagccaaggccaagtaa